From the genome of Vicia villosa cultivar HV-30 ecotype Madison, WI linkage group LG2, Vvil1.0, whole genome shotgun sequence, one region includes:
- the LOC131649080 gene encoding uncharacterized protein LOC131649080 codes for MAQAMQNQPNADENARSRSLATFQRENPPVFKGTHDPDGALDWLKELEPIFRVMDCTPAQKVRYGTHMLAKEADDWWLETLARLEFLGEEVTWNVFRREFLRKYYPEDVCGKKEIEFLELTQGNKSVTEYAAKFTELIKFYPHFDGEGAEFSKCIKFQNGLRSEIKKVVGYQKIRLFSNLVDSCRIFEEDSNAHHKMVSDRRGKNQQSRGKPYDAVSFLGHIISGSGISVDPSKVDVVLQWEALKSATEIRSFLGLAGYYRRFIKGFSKLALPLTRLTCKGKAFVWDI; via the exons atgGCTCAGGCTATGCAGAACCAACCGAATGCTGATGAGAATGCTAGATCTCGTAGTTTGGCGACTTTCCAAAGGGAGAATCCGCCGGTGTTCAAAGGTacgcatgaccctgatggtgctcttgattggttgAAGGAGCTCGAGCCAATCTTCCGTGTTATGGATTGTACTCCTGCACAGAAGGTTAGATATGGCACTCATATGCTGGCtaaggaagctgatgattggtggttgGAGACGCTTGCTAGGTTAGAGTTTTTAGGTGAGGAAGTCACTTGGAATGTGTTTcgtagggaatttctgaggaagtactatCCTGAAGATGTTTGTGGTAAGAAAGAGATAGAATTCCTAGAGTTGACGCAAGGGAACAAGTCTGTGaccgagtatgctgccaagttcacTGAGTTGATTAAGTTCTATCCTCACTTTGATGGCGAAGGTgctgaattttctaagtgcatcaaGTTTCAAAATGGGTTGCGCTCGGAGATCAAGAAGGTTGTTGGGTACCAAAAGATCCGTTTGTTTTCTAATTTGGTTGACAGTTGTAGGATCTTTGAGGAAGATAGTAATGCTCATCACAAGATGGTTAGTGATAGAAGGGGCAAGAATCAACAAAGCCGTGGGAAACCATATGATGCTG TTAGTTTCCTTGGTCATATCATTTCTGGTAGTGGCATTTccgtggatccttctaaagttgatgTTGTGCTACAATGGGAAGCTCTGAAGTCAGCTACTGAGATTAGAAGCTTCTTGGGTTTAGCCGGATACTATAGACGGTTTATCAAAGGATTTTCTAAATTGGCACTTCCGTTGACAAGATTGACTTGCAAGGGAAAAGCTTTTGTGTGGGATATTTGA